The Brassica napus cultivar Da-Ae chromosome C7, Da-Ae, whole genome shotgun sequence genomic interval gTTCAAagaaaaacatcctcacccaccctcccctttctacgtcaaaatcgatcgaccgcATGAGccagccatcgatcgacagagagagaccgacatcgatcgaccaccctcacctcccatcgatcgacgggcaccTCTCACCTACCGAGTGCGATTACCTTCTATTGATAGTAAccgaatcaacgcactcagaccaccacctaaaccttaAGCAAACCCAACAGAACCTACAACCAACCCTTTAGACACTACACCagagcctatgcaagttgatgaggcAACTGAGGGAAGAGTGTTGaggaaaaggaaggagaagattcctaaacaccttaagagggaagctaatgagaaggagatggatggtttcactaagagagtcctcagaatcccagtggagaaacattttgatgaagtttattacacacaccggttgtggatgttctttaGGGAGACTAAggaaactgaggaggacattaggaaaATGTTTCATCATCTCCGggaaaggatgaaactaaggatcacattgaagaagaagagtgatcctgggaagtttgcgaTACCCTGTATGGTAAAAGGTATTGAATTTTcccatgcactttgtgacacaggagcatcagtcaatATTTTATctaaggttatggcagaccagttgggtctgaaaatagagcactcatcagaatctttcaccttcgtggatctttcagaaaggagctcaggaggcatcataagagacctagaggtacagattggtaatgcccttgtcctagtagattttcatgtcctggacatcaagttgtggtattcattgattgattgttcttaatgcttgtccTAGATTAGCTAATTAGAATATTGAACCTAGGAatctgcatgagtcaagcatccttgaccatccagtcctgaatctaatctgtcatacTAGGACTGCTAGAAAAGGGCTACCGCTTAACTAGAcagctagtgagcattatcaacctgcgcctagggcttaactagaagcatcgatctATATTGTCTTCTcacaatcgatcgatatatgtgaaaggtgtatcgatcgacactttcttgtgatcaacagacgacagttgagattcaagatctagttagttaaccagtgaaacattgccatcgttgattgtgggaaccgaaattcacaccgtgaagttttgttaatcggaggaaagccaagttaacctagccttcccagAAGGTCCTGGTTATCTGTTGAGCCACACACGACACgatcaatatgaaagaataaaatgaaaataagcagaaaaagagaataagagGATCTTATtttcgaattcgcgtttgagcgtgaacaacaagtaaagacctaggctacaagagctgtcggtacgttcgctagtctagcgacCTAAATCTAagctagttgagtcgcagctcgattagtaaaaacggaaaaaagatgcctaaattgctctaagtgctaagttgctCTGATGTGCTCTGATCTCCCCTccctcttcgtcctaggtcctccttatatactcctccttaggtcggtttacctcttcttgggccggatttgtcgcgaagcgggttttccatatttccttcttctttgtgattatcttcggaaatttgacatttatctcttcccgcggatgagataaaccgtcataccagtcttTGGGCTCAAGTCCTTTGGGACCATAGATGGGCtgttgtccgcaattcggaccctctttgggccgtatcgagacttaagcgtttttacgattttactcacgaagtagccgttggtatagccatggttcttccaacggaaccctgtttcttcgcatagccgaggcagttggtgttaagttaaccgtaacctgctctactacgaagaataggaaatcgttcgagagacataaccttcccaacttcccgaatactttcgacgatgttttttagacggaacattggtgtcgtatccacggacccgaacactgagttacggaaacttcggatgaagatgcatggttatgggatgggaccgggttcggaatggtccacggagaattggccgcgctcgccgggcgagctgaccggcaacacggtcgtgcttgctgggcgagctggctcgtgtcgcggccgagctcaccggcgagtcgaccggcaacacggtcgtgctcgcagGGCGAGATGGCTCGTGTCGCGGTCGAGCTCGCCGGTGaatcgaccggcaacacggtcgtgctcgccgggcgagctggcttgtgtcatggtcgagctcgccgggcgatccgtttcggctATACGTTTTCTcagcttttgaagttttggccGAGATTTAGTTTCTctgaggactttcggacatcgattccgtcgtgaccgattttgaccccaacagttagccccccccAGCTAGCTAGGATCCGTGGACCTGGGTGTTAGGTCCTAGCTTGCGGTATGGTCTGTTCTAGGTTGAATTAGATGTAATCGTTTGTCGAAAGATTGAAggtgaatagtaaaaaaaaattgtatatgtaagggaagtaagtttttcaaattctttactcaCTTCTTCCCTTAAAAAAAGATTCCTCTAAGATAGAAATTTTTTCTCCAAGATATCTCTTTGCTCAAAGAAAATGTCTTCAAGAAAAGGATCTTCAAAGAGGAATTCTTCCTCACACTCATCTTCGGGTGACTCTTCTGCCAATGAGGTGATCGCCCCGAAAGAAGAGTTTGAAGTTGAGGAAGAAGCAAAGGATGCGAACTACAAAGCTCTTTGCGGCTCGCCTCCGCCTTCGCAAGACATTCCGATTCCTAAGAGGCCCTTGAGGTTGCCAAACGCATCCCTCACaccgagcatggtctctcccgacTATCTCACGACTCTCAGGGACTTTTACCAGATTCCAAGTGGAGTCGTATTTCGGATCCCGAGTTGCAACGAGAGTGCGAAGAACCCTCTGGAAGGTTTCTTTACTTGCTACGAGGCCTTCCTGGTGTATTGCCACATGTGGTTTCCGATCCCTGGTACCATCGTCCGCGCGCTTCACCACTTTGGGCTTTCGATCAGCCAGCTAAGCGTTCCGGCCTTGCAGCATTGGCTCGGCGTGTTGATCTCGAGTTACGAGCTAGGAATGGATCTTAACCCTGGCGACTTCGAGAGATTTTGGTCTACAAGAGGAACGGGGATCGATGGCTCATACCGCATGGCGCCAAAGAAGGGCATGGCTATAATTCAGGGGCACACTTCACATCCTAAGACATGGTTCGAGCGCTTTTTCTTTGTCCGGATAGATGGGGAGTCTGTCGAGGAGAGCTACCTCCACCTATTCCGTCGGGAGTGGAACTTCACCCGTGGTAATATGAATAGCTATGTTTTTCGTTTTGATACCTTGAAAACATGcgaagatgatttttttattatcttgtaGTGAACAGGATCCTTCCGCCCACTCCTGTCGATCTTTTTGCCAAGCGAGATCTTCTCCGCGGCAGGCCATTCTTCTGGAATTCCTTCACCGTTGAACGGATTCGAAGCGCCGTGGAGCTCCATCGATCTCGAGCCATCTCTCAGCCTCTTGACGTTCCGTATGACGTAGAACCGGTCATTGATGTCTTGCTTGCTCAGAGGCAGAGAACCAGGTCTCGGAAAGGCAAGGGAGTTGCCTATGAGAACGTCTTGGGAAACCCTCCGCTGCCAGAATGGAACCCTAGTTTCTCCCCAGGGGAAAGGAGTGGAACCAGCGAGGTTCCCCCTCTCAGCGACTTTTTTGCCGACCACCCTCCCGGTTTTACTACTCATGAGTCGCTGGACGAAGAGTCGAGGAGGAAAGTAGTCGCCGAAGGCTCCAGCTTAATCAACgaggtttatcctttgaactttgatctaaattatattttttttttttccttttccgaTCTTAAGTTCGTGCAGGGGATGAGGGTGTTCAATGCGGCGCTCAACGTAAGTTTCCGGGGGTCGCGTATCTCTCACTTCAAAGCCGAGGAGGCTGAAAGAGAACTCTTTCGGTTTCAGAAGGAGGTCGAAGAACAGAGCCGGAGACAGGTTGAGCTCCATTCTCGGGCCCTTGTCCGTgcggagaggagaggaaagagagcgaTTGTCGCCGAAATGAAGCGGAGGGCTGCTTTGTTTGCCACCGAATTCGAGAGCTTTAAGGATGCTCAAGAGTTCGTGGGCGATTTTTGCGAGTGCCGcggctcggttgctaccctCTACAAGTCGCAGAACGAGGACTTCTCTTTTCCTGCCGAGGTCGCTGAGATGTCGGGTCTTATGAACGGGTGTGCCCATGACGAATCCTTGGTTCCTCCGATCGAAGGAAGGGTCCGACAGCTTTGGGATTCCATCGAGGTCTCGGAGGACACGGCGGAAGCGGGAACCAGTGTTGGTGATGAAGGTGCCGGAGTCGCGGACGGAGAGGTGGACCAGCCTGCGAGCTCGTTCGGGGTCTCCATGTCCGGGTTCTTCGACTTTGAGCTTTGAGGATTGTTGGGATTAtttcccttagttttatttcgaggtttgatgtatctcggccgagtgtggccgtatttgatttatgtgtgttatGGCCTTGCGAGGCTATGTGAACTATGTGTTTGAGACCGGTCGTTTGGTGGCTTTGGGATCTAGCCGTTTTTTGCagcttctatatatatgatgaatgattgacattctgtgcgttttagtttatacttctgccaagtgtgagggaaagatacgagtagtcacttcgtatTTTAACTCTTAGTTTATCGTCCTGTTCATTTGCTCTTACTGAACGAGGGCGTTCGGAAACGTTTAGGAGTTTCGCGAAGTTTCGTGAGCGTATTAGATATAGACGATGGGAAATGTTTTTAATATCTCGTATCATGTCTTTAGATGTTAGTGGACCagtaggactgggtttagggcaagacctaggtttactttcggctctAAGGCTGTGCGATGACTGATCGGCTCTCGTTTTGCCTGTGGGCGATTTCTACCTGGTTctttccgatttaaagtccgcgacttggcgccggcttatatgacttgcatggaacgaaccgagcactctccaaagaccgtctggagtgctgaccaaaatttcaaatttcttgtatagcgcgctatggtatcctcgtcggatgtaagagaacctttacttttacgaaaggttagactacgagttcttttttgagaacgttttgggtttgtccgtcggggccaatcgacgggcaatttttttttttttttttaaagttgcggacggaccgtgtgtttggataatatctctcgaaaatatttacgacgtctcactttttccgaaaggtatatcctttgtagtgagaaagttacgatcttcatttttagagaagatgtatttggtattgcttgaccattgatacgcagtgattgttgtttaagttagttcccatccaaggactgcttgaaaggtatgcgtgtttggagacccttgtcttgggtgtttctcaggttaatctccgattgttgtggcttattgcaagtgaatcgggagaccgaaataaaatgatttttattggaaaagtttcgaaaatatcgagtacatgtgtggatattctgaactttgtgggagtatacgagtatacgtacccactccccccccccctttttggagagggggatagctgaacttgtcaataggacaagctgcctacgtacctctttcgaggatcaagccatctcgtagttctgctaTGTTGTTGCGGGCGTTCCTACTCGTTGGATAGGGTCGTTTCTGTTACTTCGGCCGTTGAGGCTTTAGTTAAATCGGCGGCCGTTTCGTGAGTCGGGTTTTCCGCTAGTACGGCGATGGACTCCGGGATCGCGTCGCTGTCCGGAGCCGTTGCCTGGGTGAGTAATTCCGAATCGCTCTTTGTAGAACCTTTGGGAGTACTCTGAGTTTTCTTGACTCTCTTCGGGTTAATCGCAGGGGTGTTCCGAGTTTGTTGTAGCTTATGCTCGGCCAAAAAGCAGAGCCTAGATTGtttctggcatccccagattaTTGCTGTTCGGTTTGgtgttgggaacttgatgctaaggtggtAAGTCGACGGTACCGCGTTCATTGAGttgatccatggggttcccatgataacatAATAGATGGCCGAGTTATCGACTACGGTGAAGTCAACAATTTTCGTGACTTCCCTTGCCATGAccggaagtttgatcgatccgagggtcattgaTGTTGTGCCCAAAAAACCGGTCAGGGGTTTTGGTTCCGGGACGacttccccgagttcgatgttTATTCTccggagagtgtcgcggaaaatGACGTTGACCGTGCTGCCTGTGTCGATGAGGATTCTTCCCACTTTGAGGTCTCGAATCACCAAGTCGATGACTAGTGAgtcgcagtgaggtttatcGAGTCCGACGGTTTCCTCCTCCTCGAAAACAATCGTATCGTTTGGAGCGTTGTCGGTTGGGGACTGAGCCGTCAGGTTAGAACTTGTTTCCGCCCTTCTTCTGTAGGCCTTGATGGATGAAACAGAGTCGCGGTAGAATTGCGattctccgatgatcatgtttatcctcCGGTGGGTACTATTGTCTCCATGGTGATCCTGCCTTCTTCCGCGTTTCTCGCCAGACTGGTCTGCGCGTGCGTCCCTCTCGGGAGACTCTTTATCAGTCCTGGGAGGGCGGTCAGAATCTAGGATGAGGTCTTTTATGCTAGTGACCTTGAAGAGGTCGCCAGCGAGGAGTTTTGCGGCTAGCCTTGCGCCGAGAACTTTGCAGTTCATAGTGGAATGACCTTTGGTCTGGTGAAACTCGCAGTAGGAGTAATCCTTGTACTGGTTCCTGGTCCAGGTGTTTCCGGAGGTCTTTCCTTGTTCGGAATTGATAGTGTAGTTGTGCTCGCCCTGGACGTCTTCTCCCTCAtggtggacatacttgtcgtttcgagagcttttcttttttttgtgggcgtcttctgcgggttgtacttttgggagaggattttcatctcctcttccattACGATGAAGTCCGTTTCCTTATGAAGAGCATCCTGAATCGTTctcggtttttcgagggatatccattgcCGGAATTTCGACCGGTACCAGAAAGTTTTCTTCAgagcatcgatcgccactttgtcgctgatcccggtgactcttgccattactagcttgaatctgttcatgaactcgcgaagtggctcgtcttctctttgagacagactccagagatcgacgtccgaggtttttctgtccatgaacatggaatactgcttgagaaactctgaagcaagttggcagaaacttccgatggaaattcgttttaggcgagaaaaccattcgagcgcggctcctttgaggttttcgacgaagaggaggcAGTAGCTAGTGTCTCGTTCGCGTTCCTTGAGTTTTCACCTCcccatcgcgatctggaaagactgcagGTGCGCTTTCGGGTCAGTGTGGCCATCGTAGATGGGAATTTTGATCTTCACTGGGTCCGAGACGTTGGTCTCAGTTATCCGGGCAGTGAACGGGGTTTTGCGTGCTTCCTCgagaagtctgtcgatctcgggcgCAGCGCTTGTCGCGTTGTGGATTTGTGATTACACCGCTTTCACCTCCGCTGCAGTTTTCAGGATGTACTCGCGGAGATCGtggatctcatcaggatttctGGCAGCCTTGCGAGCTTGTCTGTGTTGGCTGCGGTGGATCCTGGCCTgcttttcggccagctcctcctggTCTAAccaatagaggttttcttcttcctcggtcaTGGGTCTTTCGAAGGACGCATCCTGCCGAGCGGACTAGCTTCCCGTTCTTCTTGGGTGGATGTCAGCACCGCCGTCCGAGTGATCGGACTGGTCGCTTATATCCAGGTCGATGCGCTTgatttcttctccttcattgCTCTCGGTAGGAGGTGGAAGATTCTCCGCAGTTTGCTGTGCACCTGGCTGGAGCGTTTCATCAGGGTTTTGGCCTGAGGAAGCCTTGTCCGCGTGTGCAGCTCGATTGCCCGGATTCTCAAAATCAAGTCTTCTCCCGCTGCGGGCTCTTGTGGTCCCCCGCGGGGATTTTCTCCTGGCcttcgccgttaaggtttccaccTGTTTTGCGAGAGAGGCCACGAGTTTTCCTTGTTCGTACGACTTTTTCTGAGCGGAGCCGAACATTTCCTTCATCTGGTCTAGTATCGTGGTGTCGGCAGTGACCGTTGATACGTTTCCAGCTGGAGTTTTATCAGCATTGGCATCGACGGGAGTCCCGTCGTGCGTTTGCGGGTCTTTGTCAGTGTTGGTCGTCATATCGGACTGAGCGTGTGTGGTTGCGAGAGAGatagatccgtacccccctTCCTTCTAGCGCccaactgtgggaaccgaaattcacaccgtcgagttttgttaatcggaggaaagccaagttaacctagctttccctgaaggtcccagttatctgctgggccacacacgacacgatcaatatgaaagaataaaatgaaaataagcagaaaaagagaataagaggatcttatttccgaattcgcgtttgagcgtgaacaacaagtaaaggcctaggctacaagagctgtcggtatgttcgctagtctagcaacctaaatctaaactagttgagtcgcagctcgattagtaaaaacggaaaaagatgcctaaattgctctaagtgctaagttgctCTGATGTGCTCTGATCTCCCCTccctcttcgtcctaggtcctccttatatactcctccttaggccggtttacctcttcttggGCTGGATTTGTCGCAaagcgggcttttccatatttcctttttctttgtgattatcttcggaaatttgacatttatctcttcctaTGTatgagataaaccgtcataccagtcttTAGGCTCAAGTATTTTTGGACCatagatgggccgttgtccgcaatttggaccctctttgggctgtatcgagacttaagcgtttttacgattttacttgcgaagtagccgttggtataggcatggttcttccaacggaaccctgtttcttcgcatagccgaggcagttggtgttaagttaaccgtaacctgatctactacgaagaataggaaaccattcgagagacataaccttcccaacttcccgaatactttcgacgatgttttttagacggaacattggtgtcgtatccacggacccgaagactgagttacggaaactttggacaaagatgcatggttatgggatgggaccgggtttGGAATGGTCCATggagaattggccgcgctcgcTGGGCGAGCTGATCCATGCCACGGTCGAGCTCGCCGGCTAGCCGActggcaacacggtcgtgctctccaggcgagctggctcgtgtcacggccgagctcaccggcgagtcgaccggcaacacggtcgtgctcaccgggcgagctggctcgtgtcatggtcgagctcgccgggcgatccaTTTCGGCTAttcgttttctcggcttttgaagttttggccgagattcggtttttctgaggactttcggacttcgattccgtcgtgaccgattttgaccccaacactaaTCACTGTGTTCAAGgtgttgagctctaatatatcatgcatgcaattGATAGGCATCTATTGGATTATAATTttcaacacctgaatagaaaccctgcatctaataccttttcaataagttacaccccaatcatcttgttagtcgagcaatagacttgctcaattaggattgctatttacatttaaacaataaaacaacaaacacttaaaattaatagtttactagatttaataggttccctatagccccttgtggattcgatccctaagtactacaattgaacctcttatttgagagagtaatttactccttagggtaatttgagtggtatcaaatagTTCAGCAACATGCACAGTATCATTAATTTTAATGACAAGGTATGAAATGAGCCATTTTTGAATACCTATCAACTACCACAAAGATAGAGTCTCGTCCGACCTTAGTCTTAGGTAAGCCAAGCACGAAATCCACAGAGATATCTACCCAAGGATGAGATGGAATGGGTAAAGCTGAGTACAAACCTTGGTTTTTTCACTTTGGACTTGGCCTTCTTGCACACCACACTTCGGTTGCATATCCTCTCCACATCTTTCATCAGActcggccaatagaagtgatcatAAACCACCTTGTAGGTTTTCTAGATTCTGAAATGTCCCATCAAgcctcctccatgagattccctgacaaacaactccctcaaagaacattggggaACACAAAGATGGTTatcaaagaataagaaatcaGAAATTTGGTAATACTTCCCATAGGCAACCTTGGAACATTTTCTGAAAACTTCCTTGAAGTCTGGATCAGTTTCATACAAGTCTTTGATAAACTCAAACCCAAGCAACTTGGTCTCAAGAGTGGACAGAAGAACATACCTTTTGGACAAGGCACCAGTCACCACgttttccttaccttgcttGTACTTGATTACATAAGGGAAGGTCTCAATGAACTCGACCCAACGGGCATGCCTTTTGTTCAACTTCTGCTGGCCCTTATGATGTTTCAGAGACTGGTGATCCGTATGAATGACgaactccttaggccaaagGTAGTGCTGCCACGTCTGAAGGGCTCGGACCAAAGCATACAGTTCTTGGTCATAGGTGGGATATTTGAGAGTAGCTCCTCCAaccttctcactgaaataagcaatAGGTTTCATATCCTGTATCAAAACAGCACCAATACCTACACCCAAGGCATCACATTTGATTTCGAAAGTTTAGAGAAATCAGGAAGAACAAGTAATGGGGCTTGAGTCAACTTTCCTTTGAGGATCTGGAACGCCTCTTCCTGGGCTTGTTCCCACTTGAACCCAACGTTTTTCTTGATTACTTGGGTAAGAGGGGTAGCTATAGAGCTGAAGTTCTGGACGAACCTTCGATAGAACCCGGCCAGGCCGTGAAAGCTTCTCACCTCGACTAGGCCAGTCTCGAATGGCCTTGATCTTTTCCTCGTCCACTCTGAGTCCATCTGCACCTACAATAAAGCCTAAGAAGACCACGTGATCTGTCCCAAACGAACACTTACCAAGATTAGCAAACAAACGTTCTTTTCTAAGAACTTCAAGAACATATTTCAAATGCAATTTATGATCATCAAGATTCTTGCTGTAAATgagaatgtcatcaaagtagacaacaacaaaatgaccaataaaGGACCGCAAGATATGATTCATCAaactcatgaatgtactaggtgcattggtaaggccaaatggcatgacaagccattcatacaatcctagtttagttttgaatgcagttttccattcatcaccttccTTCATGCGGATTTGGTGATaaccacttttcaaatcaattttaaaaaacacagAGGAACTATGAAACTCATCAAGCATGTCATCAAGCCTAGGGATTGGATGCCTATACTTTACcattatgttgttgatggctcggcagtccacGCACATGCGCCAAGAACCGTCCTTTTTGGGCACAAGGAGAATAGGAACGACACAAGGGCTGAGGCTTTCCCTGATGTATCCCTTCTCAAGAAGCTCCGAATCTGTCTTTGAAGTTCCTTCGTCTCCACTGGATTGGTTCGGTAAGCTGGCCGGTTTGGAAGAGACGCACCTGGAACGAAATCAATCTGATGTTCAATGCCTCGGACTGGTGGCAATCCCTTAGGATtctcttctggaaacacatcagaGTATTCCTGCAACACATCTGTAAGATCACTCGGAATTTCCGGTGCAATGTTAGAGGAGGAAGCCATTAGAGTTTCTTTATAAACGAGCAAAAGAAACGGCTGTTCTGAAATTAAGGAATTCTTTACCTGGCTTCCTTTGATAAAGAAGTTAGAGTTCCTAGGAGATTCCTCAGGTTCGGATGGCTTTGGCTCTTTGTCTCGGCTCTTCTTCAGCTGGAGCTGATCTTGATGGACATCGGCCGGTGAGAGGGGAACCAAGGTGATCTTCTTTCCCTTATAATTAAAGGAGTGGCGGTTGGTGTATCCGTCATGTAtagtttttttgtcaaactgCCATGGTCGTCCTAACAGAATATGGCATGCGTCCATGGGAAGAACGTTGCAAAGGACCTCGTCCTCATATCGTACAATAGTGAGAGGGACCGCGACCTGTTCCCGGACGTACTGTTCTCCTGTGTCGTTCAACCACTCCAATCTGAAAGGTCGAGGAAGTGGTTTGGTCACGAGTCCTAACTTTCTGACAAGAGACTCACTAGCAACATTAGTGCAACTACCACCATCAATAATCAAAGAACAAAATTTTTCTGAAACTAAGCATCGAGAATGAAaaagattctccctttgttctcGTTCATTGGTTTTGGGTTGAACACTCAATGTTCTTCTGGTAACAAGAAGTGGACCGTAAGCTGGGTAGTCGAGATGTCCATCCTCATCATCATAGATCGGCTCAAGTGTCTCATCAAAGGCCAAGTCTAGATCAAGGTCTGAATGTTCTTCAAAGATCGGAACAAGTCTTTCGTCTGTGGCTCTCCTGGCAACTAGAATTGGCCCTTTGTGTGGGTAGTCGAAGGACTCTccttcctcatcaaagatagaACCGTGGTCGCCCTTGTCCTCTAGATCGTCCTGATCATCCTCGGACTCAACCTCGCCATTCTCCCTGAGGATCATCACTTTCTGGTTCGGACACTTGCTGGCATAGTGGCCAAGGCCTTTACATCTATAGCACCGGATGTCTCTTGCCCTATTGTTAGTCTCAACTGCTTTACCTTTGTCAACATGAACCGGGGTGTTAGTCTTAACATCAGTATTTGTTGTGATTGGAGACTTACCTTTGTCTTGATAGCTAGGCTTTGGAGCAAAGGCCGGTTTAGAGTAGCCCTTTCTTTTGGCTTGTTGCTCGATCAAAATAGCCTTGTGTAGCATTTGCTCCATACTTGTATACTCTTGAAGCTCCATTCGATCTTGAATGTCTCGGTTGAGACCGGACAGAAATCTGGCCATAGTGGCGTCTAGGGGCTCGTCCACATCCGCCTTTAACATCAAGACCTCCATCTCTTGGTGATAGTCCTCCACGGATTTGGTTCCTTGAAGAAGCCTTCTGAGCCTTCGGTGAAGTTCCCAGCGATAATGTTCAGGAACAAAACGTCTCCTCATCATGGCCAAGAGCTCGTCC includes:
- the LOC125590417 gene encoding uncharacterized protein LOC125590417 — its product is MESEEDRNQTGNSYAGLSNLQMRALNDSMTNLMNAGLEQIHLRLDEIQGSQPARSRTRRDRPRRNNRPNEEVGEDENQVDRSINRPRRGTQNRDQGDVNPFARTDQTNEGLGGVKHKIPTFDGKNDPDALLEWERKIELVFDCQNFPEMKKVRLAAAEFVGYAINRYDQVVTHRRRNGGPPISTWDELLAMMRRRFVPEHYRWELHRRLRRLLQGTKSVEDYHQEMEVLMLKADVDEPLDATMARFLSGLNRDIQDRMELQEYTSMEQMLHKAILIEQQAKRKGYSKPAFAPKPSYQDKGKSPITTNTDVKTNTPVHVDKGKAVETNNRARDIRCYRCKGLGHYASKCPNQKVMILRENGEVESEDDQDDLEDKGDHGSIFDEEGESFDYPHKGPILVARRATDERLVPIFEEHSDLDLDLAFDETLEPIYDDEDGHLDYPAYGPLLVTRRTLSVQPKTNEREQRENLFHSRCLVSEKFCSLIIDGGSCTNVASESLVRKLGLVTKPLPRPFRLEWLNDTGEQYVREQVAVPLTIVRYEDEVLCNVLPMDACHILLGRPWQFDKKTIHDGYTNRHSFNYKGKKITLVPLSPADVHQDQLQLKKSRDKEPKPSEPEESPRNSNFFIKGSQVKNSLISEQPFLLLVYKETLMASSSNIAPEIPSDLTDVLQEYSDVFPEENPKGLPPVRGIEHQIDFVPGASLPNRPAYRTNPVETKELQRQIRSFLRRDTSGKASALVSFLFSLCPKRTVLGAYHVVFLGFIVGADGLRVDEEKIKAIRDWPSRGEKLSRPGRVLSKVRPELQLYSYPSYPSIGAVLIQDMKPIAYFSEKVGGATLKYPTYDQELYALVRALQTWQHYLWPKEFVIHTDHQSLKHHKGQQKLNKRHARWVEFIETFPYVIKYKQGKENVVTGALSKRYVLLSTLETKLLGFEFIKDLYETDPDFKEVFRKCSKGISWRRLDGTFQNLENLQGGL
- the LOC125590416 gene encoding uncharacterized protein LOC125590416; the encoded protein is MNCKVLGARLAAKLLAGDLFKVTSIKDLILDSDRPPRTDKESPERDARADQSGEKRGRRQDHHGDNSTHRRINMIIGESQFYRDSVSSIKAYRRRAETSSNLTAQSPTDNAPNDTIVFEEEETVGLDKPHCDSLVIDLVIRDLKVGRILIDTGSTVNVIFRDTLRRINIELGEVVPEPKPLTGFLGTTSMTLGSIKLPVMAREVTKIVDFTVVDNSAIYYVIMGTPWINSMNAVPSTYHLSIKFPTPNRTAIIWGCQKQSRLCFLAEHKLQQTRNTPAINPKRVKKTQSTPKGSTKSDSELLTQATAPDSDAIPESIAVLAENPTHETAADLTKASTAEVTETTLSNE